Below is a genomic region from Balaenoptera acutorostrata chromosome 9, mBalAcu1.1, whole genome shotgun sequence.
CCTTGAGTCCCATCTCTCCTCAATCTTCTAGAAACTACTGTCTCTGCCAGGGCACTGTCTCCACTGGTGCCAAATCTGACCTGCCCCTCAGCAGTGTTAGATGACGCCGCCCTCCCTCTCCTCGAAACCCCTCCTTGGCTTCAGGGAGGCCTCACTCTTGTGGCTCCCTTCCTACGCTACCCCAACACGGTAGGCACCCCAGGTTCGCTGCTGCAGCCTCTGTCTCCAGCCCCACTTTCTCCCTCGGTGGGAGGTGCAGGGTTAcaagtgtgggctctggagtcaagCTGTGCAAATCCCAGCTCGGCCACTTACCAGTCATGTAACCTTGGGCAACTTGCCTAAcgcctctgtgcctcagtttcctcatctataaaatggagataacagaaCCTCCCTCATAGGgtgttgctgtgagaattaaatgaagtagCACATAAAGCACTTAAGCAGTGCCCGGCACGTGTCAGTGCCCCATGAGGGTCAGTGATGACCACGGCCTCAAGGCCCCGCTGACCTCTCCGCCTCAGCTCACACCACCAGCCCTTCACTCTGCTCCTGGTCCTGGAGGACCTGGTCCTCCAACATTCTAAGGTCATCTCTCCAAAGGACATCTGCTGTCCCCAAGGCCTGAACGTCTGTCTACGCTACCTCCACACTGAATCTGTGCAAGATCGGCTCTTTTGTGTCATTTCAGTCTCAGCTCAAGTGTCACCCCTTGAAAGGTCTTCCCTGAACACCCGAACCAAGAGACCAACCCTCCGGTGACTCCTGTCTCGTCTGCTCAGCTCTAGTCACTATCAGAAATTACTGTTTGCTCGTGTTCACAAGTTCACCGCCACTTCTGCCTTCGTGAAAGGCATAGGGGCCCTTGGCTGTCCTGTTCTCCAATGACTCCCCAGCCCTGGGACAATGCCTCACGCACGGTAAGGCATGCAATACACActccagaaggaaagaagggagggaaagatCCAACCACTAAAGCATCCGCTAGTGAAAATGCTGCAGAAACCtagaaatctacaaataacaCCATATGAAACAAAAAAGAGGATGCGAATTGAAATGCGGGTGCTGCCTACGATGGCGCGGGAGCACATGCTAAGGACAAGCCACTACAGACACACCTGTCACCGAAGGGCCAGCGCCCACCCACGCCTCAGGAGCCCCCCTACCTTCTCACCGCTGTCCCGCAGCTGCTGTAGCTGCCGCAGGCGGCGCCCCTTCTCCAGCTGCTTCTGCAGCTCCAGCTCCGCCTCATCCTCCTCCAGCACCTCGGGTGACTCAGACCATGGTGCTCTGCCCTCCTCTGGTGGAAACATGGGAGACGCCGGCTCAGATCACTTCCAGGGGCCCTGGGCTCCTGTCCCTGCTTTTCCGCCCCTGCCCCCAACTCCCCCTCTGCCCGCCCACCCCCCGAAACGGTCTGGCTGGGCCCTCACCCTCATCGCTGATGTCCATGTTCTCCACGCGGGTGTCATCTGACTGCAAGGGCTGAGACACAggctccttctccccctcctcctgggccTCCTCGTCTGCCTGGGGCACTCGGCGCCGACCCCGGCCCCGCAGTCTGTGAGGAGAGGCCTCCACATGAGCCCTGGCCCCGGGGCTGGCTCAGCGCCAACACCGACCCCTGTCCCCACGCCCACCTGGAACCGAAGTCCTCATCTTGAGTCTGGTCCCCAAGGGGCAGCAGGTCATCAGCCTGTATTAccacctccttctccttcttgcgGATCTTCTTCATCCTCCGCTTGGTCTTTTTAAAGGTCAcctgaaagggagagaggaaaagagaaacgTGAAGGCcggggtggcggtggggggaaGGCAGGCAGCACAAGCCCACAAGAGCGAACGCTGCCTTAGCGTTACTCTGCGCCGGCTGTGGTCCTACGTAGTTCACGTACGTGGGCAAGGCATGAGGTGTGGGCGATTATCCTCCCGCCTGTGAGATGAGGAAAACCGAAGCTCAGAGAGATGTATCTTGTCCAAAGCCACCTAGCTCCTAAGCAGGAGAGCCGGGATTGCGAATCCCgggagtctggctccagagtcttgCTCATAACCACAGAGCCAAACAACCTACTGAGCCAGTGGTCTACCTGCAAATTCACACAGCCATCCCAAAGGCGACAGCCACACGCAGCTATAAAATGACCACTTACCAGATCACCACCAATCCTTGTATCAGCCCCCAAGAGCTGGCTCCCGCCATCCCCGTTTCAGACGGGGCGCCTGGTACTCACGTCACTCACCCCAGGCACAGGCTGGCTAAGCGGCAGGGTCTGAACACCAACTCAGGGCCGCCTGGCTCACGGTCCTTGTTCTGTCTACACCAACTGCCTGCCCACAGCTCCTCCTCGGGGCTGCCGATTACTGAGCATCCACAGGGACCAAGCACCACGCGATCACCTGATCCCCCTCCTTAGCTCATTCTGGCAGCCTGTGACCTCCGAGGGGAGGGACGGGAGGGAGGGTCACCACCCTAGTCATAAGTGCGGGTGGAGGCCTCGGGGCTCACCATCTCCTCGGGCGTGAGGTACTCGGAGGCGAGTCGGGGCCCGGCTGTGCTCAGGGACTGAGCCTGCAGCCGCAGCTTGGCCCGGATCTCTTCCAGCTCCCGTTCCCGGAGGCCATCGGCCACGCCGCCCTGCTCCAGACGGAAGGACTGCAGCCGCTCGCCCTCGAGCTCCTCATCGTACTTGGACAGGACAGAGCGGGGTTTTTGCTGCAAGACGAGAAGTACAGGTTAGGACCCAACCCGGCTCCTGAAAAGCCACAGAGCCACCGTCTCGGCCCGGAGCCCACGCTGCCGGCCTGCCTGTGCCAAGTCATCCACGCTCTCGTCCTCTGCGTACGGCAGATAGTCAGGCTTCTTCTTGCGCAGCTCCACGTTCTTCTCTGCCCGCTCCTTATCCAGCAGGTTCACGTTCACCAGcacatcctcctcctcctgcagcaCTCCTGGAGCCGGGGCGGAAGCAGTGGCCGGTCACGCTTGCCCTCAACTCAGCAGTGCCTGTGGCCCCAGCCAGAGCACCCCAGGTCAACCCACCTTTGTCCTTGAGGGTGAGGACGACAGTCTCCCCCTCTTGGAAGGAGTCAATGGCATGCTCCACAGTGAGGCCCTGCAGGTCCCGGGCACTGTACAGGTCCTAGAAGGGAGGCGGAAGGTCCAGCCGGGTCAGGAGCCCGACCCACCAAGCCCTGAGATCCCagcaccccaccaccacccccgggCTCAaccccaccgccaccccccagCTGCTGCAACTTCACCTGCCGCCTCTGCCCGAACTCCTCCTCCACCAGGGTGCTGACACCAAACTCTTGGTCCATCTCCTCCAGCAGCTTGGCCTATGGGACCAGGGAGGGGGGTGATCTATGACCTCAGGCTGTTCAGGATCAGCAGAAGATACAGGGCCTCACTAAACGTGAGGGCAAAAAGCACAGGACTTGCAGGCAAGCTGCTGAAAATCCAGCACAGGCGCTGCTGACCACTCCTACTGCTCTGAGCCcagtctcccctccccagggtccaTGTCCTGCCTCACCAGCCGGTCAGGCCACCAGAGGCACTGAACGACaccccagctcccagcacctcACCCTCCTCTCTGCCAAGTCCTTCTCCTTCTGAAGCTGCCGGGTCCTCTCAATCCAGGCTGCAGTGTCGTCCAGCCAGGGGTCGTCCTCCCCCAGAGCCTTTATCTTCCTGAAGAGAGAAGACAGTGATGCTCTGGGAACCAGctcctgctccccccaccccgactCCAGAGCTCCTTGGCGCCTCCTCGGGCCCGCCCCCTGCCTGCCCGGCTGGGACCCTCACCCCAGCTTTTGGTTCAGGAGGCGCTTTTCTTTGGCAGCCGCCAGCTTCTCTCGTAGCTCTTCTCGCTGTCGCAAGGCCATGGGATTGATGACATCGGCGGTCACGGGCTCCTCCTTGGTGCCCGCCTCTGGAAGGGAGGCCCAGGCGTGAGGCTATGCCTGCCCAAggctggtggggagaggagggagccaCTCATGCTGCCCCCGTCCAGCTCAGGGGGCCAgaggggccaggggtgggggaagaatcCGTGCCTCCCTACTCCCACGCGACCCCACCCTCCCGTGTCTCCCCACAGCTAAACGAGACCCTCCATGCCTTCCAGAGCCCCTCTGatcatacttcaaaaacaaaacaaaatgaaaaaaccagCACCTGAACAGCCCAGATCCGTTTGCAGGAACTGTGCACACCTCTCGGCCCATCTAATGCTACTTTACAGCCAGACTGAGAATACGACGCCAACTGCTCAAACTACAAGCAGCAGCTGAGTCCCAGATCCGCATCACAACAGCAAGGAGGGCCCCGCGCCCACTGCCAGCACACACACAGGACCGCTGAATGGTGCTGAACCTGTGCCCACTTTCTTCAAAGACCCCTTCAGATGGCCTCTGTCCTTGGCCCCAaatgccctcccttcccccaccctcagccccccACTCACCCTTCTTGACGGCATTGACCTCCAAGGGTTTCAGCCCCAACTTTGCCCGGAGTTTACTGAGGGCAAGAGATACAAGTGTTAGGAGCTGTCAAAGAAAGAGCAGCACCGCATGCATTTCTGGACAGACGGGGTGAAAACACGAGGGGACTGAGTGGTCCTAAGGGTCCCAATCTGAGGGCCTGACCCAGCACTGGGAAGAGCACTGGCCTCCCAATCAGGCGGAAGGCCTGGCCTGCCTCTAACCAGTGAAATGCCATCCTTCCTCTTGGGTCTTGAGTGCCCACTTCTGTAACTCAAATGGTTGGCTAAGATGATTTATGTGGCAACTTCCAACTTCAATCAGAACATGTTACTGTGCGAAAGCCACCCGAAACAGCTGCCCCTGAAACTGCTTGTAAGAAAACACGGAAACATAAAGGAGACAGTACTTACTTGGTCTCCTCGATGCTGAGTGACGAGGCATCACCTGAGCTTGCTTTGGAGCTGGCAGCTGGAACAAGAAGCAGCAAGGCTCAGGAGCTGAACACAGGGCCTACAGCCACAGCCTTGGCTCCAGCTGCAGGGCCGAAGATGGGGGGCCCTCACCAGCACCTGGgcctgcttcctcctccccagAAGCTCCTTCTACTTGAGTCCCAGGCTCTGAGAATGCCACCTCTCCACACGCCTTCCTTTCCTGATCCAAAAGGTTCAGCTTTCTACGTCCTTCACTTTGCCGCCTCTTCACTTTTGTACATTCTGTATTTTCAACCTGTACTGCCCTCTCTGGCCTCACCCTGATTAACAAAATCCTATCCGAATGCAACAATGAAATGCCACTTCCTTCGTGGAGTCCTGTTCAACTATTGATCAGCATGAACTGCTCTCCCCTGCACTGCATAACACGGTCAGTCATTTCTGGGTCTGCTTCTCCTCACAGGGCAGGAACCACCTTGGCAGCATAACTGTGTCCTCTGTGTAATTCGTGCAATCAAGAAACACACTTATTGGTGCCTGTTCTATGATGATATCGGGGTCACAGAGATAAAGGGGCATTTCAGACCTCCTCCACTCACCTCACAAACAGCAAATAACTTCACCAAACACCAGAGACAGCAGCCAGACTCCATCAGGTGGAGCTGCCCCAACCAGCTGCCACCACGTGCTCATCCTTCCGGCAGGCCCACCTCACAACctacctctttccctctttcccttttatcCCACCTGGACCCTGAATCCCAACCCTTCCAGGCTCTCTCCAAGGTCACCAGCCTCCTTAATTCGAAATCCCATGGATTCTTTTCAGCTCTGGTTTTCGCCTGATCTCCTGTGGTGTGTGACATTGTTGATCACTCCCACAAATCCCATGACACAAGATGCCACTGTTTTCCTGCTTTGGGGGATAGCCTATCTCCTTTTTCTAGCCTCCTGCTCTGCCTACTACTAAAACATTGGCATTTCTCAGGTTCTACTCCCAACCCTGGCTTCTCACTCCTCAGTCTCTCAGGGGACTTCATTTGCCACCTAAACTCTCATGATTCCCAAATTGCTCTATCTGGCCCAAACGCTGGGTTGCTCTATGCACATCAAATGCAACACTCTCCAAAAGTGAATTCGCTGTCTCCCTCCAAAAATCTGCTTCCCTTCCAAACTCCTCAAGTTCAGTCGACAGCACTCCCACCCACCTAATCGCTCAGGCCACAATTCAAGGAGCACCCTcaattccttcttctccttcctgacCTCTTCCAAGTGCTAAGCTCTGCCACATCGTCCTCCGAAACACCTTTCCAATCTCCCCTCCATCCCACTGCTGCTGCCTTGGTGCAGGCCACCATCAGCCTTCACCTCACCTCCAATCTTCACTGCCCTTGACCCAGTTCTCAACACAATGATCTCTGCCAAATATGAATATGATCAACTCACTCCTCAGCTCAAATTCATGACTCCCTACTACTCTCAAGACAAAGTTCAAATTTCTTAACAGGGCCTATCTCACAGCCTCGTGTCTCTGCTGTGAACTCTACACAACTTGCGCAATACCAGGTTTCTTCTTGTCTCTGCACGTGCTGGCAAcacttcattcactcattcaacacacTCAGGGAGGGCCTGAGATATGCCAattgaggaaaacagaaaatttctACCCTCACGGAGTTTAGCAGAGAAAGACAACCTTTAATCCCAAATAACCATAggaagaccctttaaagtactgaCAAAGAGAGCCTGGCGATGCCTCGGCCTGGTGTGCTCGGCCTCCATACCCagagcccacccctcccccgacAACCCCCGTCGCCCCGCCCCCTGCACAGGCCCCGCCCCTCACCGGCCTCGTAGCCGTCCTCCCGCTTCTCCCGCTTCACCCGCCGCTCGGAGGGCTCTGTCTGGCTGCGCTCCCGCCCGTGCGCGCCGCTGCGGGCCTCAGCTTCGGCCCCGCGCCGCCCGCTCCCGCGCTCGCTCCCACGCTCTCGGCTTCGCTTCCGTCGTTcgccgccgctgctgccgccgccgccgccgccgctgctccGGTGCTTGTGTTTTTTGTGCTCCCGGTGCCGAGGCGGCTGCTCGGCGGCGCCCCCGGTGCCGGCCGCTGCCGTGCTCCCGGCCGCCTCCTTCTCCCCACGGTGCTTCTTTGACGACCCCATGGTGGTGTGTCCACCCCAAGCCCGGCTGCCGCCGAGCCCCGACAACGCAAAATGGGAACACTTCCGGGTCGCCCGACAGCCGGTGTCGTATTGCCGGAAACCAAGAGCGGCTACTTCCGTCGCTTGCCTTGGAACCTGCCCCAAAGGCTCATGGGAAAGCCGGGATCGGAGCCCGACTGCGCAGTCGCGGCAGCCTCGGGCCGTGGGGCAGTCTTTGAGCAGGTCGCTCAAATGCGCGTGCGCGCCTCAAGGTGCTGTGCGACCCGTTCTGGGGAAGAGGGCATCACAGAACTTTAATGATCTAGGGGCCGTCTAAGCCAGCATCGGCGACGCAGAAAAGCCCCTCCCCGGCTTCCCTCCGCTTGCACACCCTCAGTCACGGGACAATCACTGCCTCACGGACTTTCCGTCGGCAGCGCCCACCGCTCCAGTAGGCGTCCTCCTAGTGAACTCCCTGGGGTCGTGGCTCCATCAGTTGAACGACGAGCGTGTTCTCCTCCTGAGACCCCCCAGCTCCACAGTCCAGCCTCCTCCCAACCCCTACAACTAGTATTGTCTGCACACTCTGCCTTCCCCCGTTCCTTGGATTGGGTTTTTTAACTTGCGCCCTGTGACTGCTACCGAGGTCGAGATGAGCTTCTGCGTGTCTGAGTCCCCTGAAATTGAATGTAAAATTTGGCACGTCCGTGTGTTtgagccttttttctttttcctcttgagGAGAGGGGCTCTAACCTGAAGTTACTTAAGTGTATAAGCTCAGACCACACAATCCCTCCTGACACCTCCGCCTCACAGTTGCCCGTTCTGGCGGCCCGTCTGTTACGGTGTGATCGTGCGCCCCTTTAAAGGTCCGCCCCCTTCCCCCACAGGACTGGGAGTTCCCAAAGGCGGAAGCCATTCTGTCCTATTCACTCTTGAATTCCAGCACCCAGCATTTTTAGGAGTTGCAGCTCTCGCTCTTGGAGATGCCCCACTCAGTCCTCAGGGCAGAGGCAGAGCCGTGTGTGCTGGGAGGGGGCATCCAGAACAGCCAGAGTTCCTTGTCCTGGGGACAAGCCAAGAGCGCTGCATACCCACCTGCCACCACCTACTCCcaacctgcagcctctttccacTACCACCAGAAATTCCACACTGTATTTTCCAcaaagcatttaatttttatctcaGGGACCGGACTCTCGGTCTGGGCTTGGGGCGGAGTGCTTGTCAGGCTGGCTGCCAGTGGGTTCTGTCTTTGGGGGACTCTGAGAAGAGTGCTCCATTCTCACTCCCACTGACCTGTGGCGCCttaaaaatgaagacacagaTAGAGGCCATTGGGCTGtgcagctccccacccccataaCCAAGGAGACCTGGGCTGTAGAAGGGGAAAGGCCATCATCACTGATGTTGTGGATTCAAATCTGACTCCtatgctgtgtgaccctgagcaagtgaCTTCCCCTCCTCAAGCCTCATAACCCCTGCTCTGCACCAAGTTGTTCTAAAGCATAAGGGTACGTGGAGTGACCAGCGTGGCACAAGCCCACAGTGGGGGCTTGATGTGTGGCCGCTCAGGTGGCTGCACGTTCCCAGACAGGCTCTGCTGCTTATTCATtcctgtgtccttgggcaagacCCTACCCCTGGggtccttagtttcctcatcggAAGTGG
It encodes:
- the SART1 gene encoding U4/U6.U5 tri-snRNP-associated protein 1, which codes for MGSSKKHRGEKEAAGSTAAAGTGGAAEQPPRHREHKKHKHRSSGGGGGGSSGGERRKRSRERGSERGSGRRGAEAEARSGAHGRERSQTEPSERRVKREKREDGYEAAASSKASSGDASSLSIEETNKLRAKLGLKPLEVNAVKKEAGTKEEPVTADVINPMALRQREELREKLAAAKEKRLLNQKLGKIKALGEDDPWLDDTAAWIERTRQLQKEKDLAERRAKLLEEMDQEFGVSTLVEEEFGQRRQDLYSARDLQGLTVEHAIDSFQEGETVVLTLKDKGVLQEEEDVLVNVNLLDKERAEKNVELRKKKPDYLPYAEDESVDDLAQQKPRSVLSKYDEELEGERLQSFRLEQGGVADGLRERELEEIRAKLRLQAQSLSTAGPRLASEYLTPEEMVTFKKTKRRMKKIRKKEKEVVIQADDLLPLGDQTQDEDFGSRLRGRGRRRVPQADEEAQEEGEKEPVSQPLQSDDTRVENMDISDEEEGRAPWSESPEVLEEDEAELELQKQLEKGRRLRQLQQLRDSGEKVVEIVRRLESRQRGWEEEEDPERKGAIVFNATSEFCRTLGEIPTYGLAGNREEQEELMDFERDEERSANGGSESDGEENIGWSTVNLDEEKQQQDFSASSTTILDEEPIVNRGLAAALLLCQNKGLLETTVQKVARVKAPNKSLPSAVYCIEDKMAIDDKYSRREEYRGFTQDFKEKDGYKPDVKIEYVDETGRKLTPKEAFRQLSHRFHGKGSGKMKTERRMKKLDEEALLKKMSSSDTPLGTVALLQEKQKAQKTPYIVLSGSGKSMNANTITK